In Bacillus toyonensis BCT-7112, a single window of DNA contains:
- the acuA gene encoding acetoin utilization protein acetyltransferase AcuA — protein MIHKKIYNARNLKTAKGTLIIEGPVSTHNLEMYEFHPDLVAFRPAEQQYKAIVEISKLPEARLIIARHDQTIVGYVTYLYPDPLERWSEGKMENLIELGAIEVVPAFRGCSVGKNLLEVSMMDNYMEDYIILTTEYYWHWDLKQTGLNVWEYRKVMEKMMNAGGLQWMATDDPEICSHPANCLMVRIGKRVDTDSIQAFDRLRFHNRFMY, from the coding sequence TTGATTCATAAAAAAATATATAATGCTAGAAACTTAAAAACAGCGAAAGGCACTTTAATTATTGAAGGTCCTGTCTCTACCCATAATCTTGAAATGTATGAATTCCATCCAGATTTAGTTGCGTTTCGTCCTGCCGAGCAGCAATATAAAGCAATTGTCGAAATTTCTAAATTACCAGAAGCACGTCTTATTATTGCTAGACATGACCAAACGATTGTTGGATATGTTACATACTTGTATCCTGATCCGCTCGAACGATGGTCAGAAGGAAAAATGGAAAACTTAATTGAGCTCGGGGCAATTGAAGTCGTCCCAGCCTTCCGTGGGTGCTCTGTCGGAAAGAACTTATTAGAAGTTTCTATGATGGACAATTATATGGAAGATTACATTATATTGACGACTGAATATTATTGGCACTGGGATTTAAAACAAACAGGCTTAAATGTTTGGGAGTACCGAAAAGTAATGGAAAAGATGATGAATGCTGGTGGTTTACAATGGATGGCTACAGATGATCCTGAAATTTGTTCACATCCTGCCAACTGTTTAATGGTCCGCATCGGTAAACGCGTCGATACGGATTCTATTCAAGCATTTGACCGTCTACGTTTTCACAATCGTTTTATGTATTAA
- a CDS encoding acetoin utilization AcuB family protein, with the protein MIVEEIMNQDVVTLHPNDTIETAIRTIRTKGIRHIPIVDQNNHVVGIISDRDVRDASPSILDEQVSLDMLKQPLELIMKHPVMTCHPLDFVEEIATLFFENKIGCLPVTKAGKLVGIISESTVLHTLVKLTGAHQPSSQIEIQVKNEPGILGKVVAIFSDLQINIVSVLVYPAKDENDKVLVFRIQTMNPLKVIDALEAEGYRVLWPNIMGMQA; encoded by the coding sequence ATGATTGTAGAAGAAATTATGAATCAAGATGTGGTGACACTACATCCAAACGATACAATCGAAACAGCAATCCGAACGATACGCACGAAAGGCATTCGGCACATTCCAATTGTCGATCAAAATAATCATGTTGTAGGCATTATTTCTGATCGGGATGTAAGAGATGCAAGTCCGTCTATTTTAGATGAACAAGTTTCACTCGATATGCTGAAGCAACCACTTGAACTTATTATGAAACATCCTGTTATGACTTGCCATCCTCTCGATTTCGTTGAGGAAATTGCTACTTTATTTTTTGAAAATAAAATTGGCTGTCTCCCTGTTACAAAGGCTGGAAAGTTAGTTGGAATTATTTCTGAATCTACTGTACTGCACACGTTAGTAAAATTAACAGGAGCACATCAACCAAGTTCGCAAATTGAAATTCAAGTAAAAAACGAACCTGGTATTCTTGGAAAAGTCGTTGCTATTTTTAGTGATTTACAAATCAATATCGTGAGCGTTCTCGTCTACCCAGCAAAAGATGAGAATGATAAAGTACTCGTTTTCCGCATTCAAACGATGAATCCTCTAAAAGTGATTGATGCACTTGAAGCAGAAGGCTACCGCGTATTATGGCCAAACATCATGGGGATGCAAGCATGA
- the acuC gene encoding acetoin utilization protein AcuC: MSSAFIYSDDFRGYSFSPDHPFNQLRVTLTYDLLQKGGFISPSQIISPRMATDEEIAYVHTEEYINAVKCAGEGKLEKSIAMTYGLGTEDTPMFPNMHEASALLVGGTLTAVDAVLSGKVKHALNLGGGLHHGFRGKASGFCIYNDSSIAMKYIQKKYGLRVLYIDTDAHHGDGVQWSFYDDPNVCTISLHETGRYLFPGTGAVNERGQGNGYSYSFNVPLDAFTEDESFLESYRTVVKEVAAYFKPDIILTQNGADAHYYDPLTHLCATMNIYREIPKLAREIANEYCDGRWIAVGGGGYDHWRVVPRAWALIWLEMNNIQNISGYLPPEWIDAWKGQAETELPLTWEDPDNMYKPIPRKPEIEEKNALTVAKSLEIIRNNMTKSLY, from the coding sequence ATGAGTAGCGCGTTTATTTATTCGGATGACTTTCGGGGCTATTCATTTAGCCCTGATCATCCTTTTAACCAACTGCGCGTCACACTTACGTATGATTTATTACAAAAGGGCGGTTTCATCTCTCCCTCTCAAATCATCTCACCACGGATGGCTACAGATGAAGAGATTGCCTATGTTCATACAGAGGAGTACATAAATGCGGTAAAATGTGCTGGAGAAGGAAAGTTAGAAAAATCAATTGCGATGACATATGGACTCGGAACAGAAGATACACCGATGTTCCCAAATATGCACGAAGCAAGCGCACTGCTCGTTGGCGGTACGTTAACAGCTGTCGATGCTGTTCTTTCTGGAAAAGTAAAACACGCACTTAATTTAGGCGGCGGCTTACATCACGGCTTCCGTGGCAAGGCATCTGGTTTTTGTATTTATAACGATAGTTCTATCGCAATGAAATACATTCAAAAGAAATACGGTTTACGTGTTTTATATATTGATACTGATGCTCATCACGGCGATGGTGTACAATGGTCATTTTACGATGATCCTAACGTATGCACCATTTCATTACACGAGACCGGACGTTATTTATTCCCTGGAACTGGCGCTGTAAATGAACGTGGACAAGGTAATGGCTATAGTTATTCTTTTAACGTTCCACTCGATGCTTTTACAGAAGATGAATCGTTTCTAGAATCATATCGAACTGTCGTAAAAGAAGTTGCCGCATACTTTAAACCGGATATTATTTTAACGCAAAACGGTGCAGATGCGCATTATTACGATCCACTTACACACCTTTGTGCAACGATGAATATTTACCGTGAAATACCGAAGCTTGCTCGCGAAATCGCTAATGAATATTGCGACGGTCGCTGGATCGCTGTCGGCGGCGGTGGCTATGACCACTGGCGCGTCGTCCCAAGAGCGTGGGCGCTCATTTGGCTCGAAATGAACAACATCCAAAACATCTCAGGTTATCTCCCTCCAGAATGGATTGACGCTTGGAAAGGACAAGCAGAAACAGAACTTCCCCTCACATGGGAAGATCCAGACAACATGTATAAACCTATCCCCCGTAAACCAGAAATTGAAGAAAAGAATGCATTAACTGTAGCGAAATCCCTTGAAATTATTCGGAATAATATGACAAAATCTTTGTACTAA
- a CDS encoding alpha/beta fold hydrolase — protein MLRTKRGTFELFTKGNGEPLCVTHHYSQFNETGDYFADVFTATHRVFLINLRDAGSSVTAQSENKLSMIETIHDLEAIREALQLPTWHFAGHSTGGMLGILYAITYPNSLQSLVVTGAAASDYTKTSNCIYHSYHPQFHYMQELIENLKNPHLTNEERKELSTKRTKLSLYKPENYNFYFCRPIKKTMSTSRMNAFAHEYSSFDLRESLPSIKTKTLIMCGRHDVQCPIQYSIEMHEGIRNSIFIPFEDSNHYPFLEEATHFISITQEFYKTL, from the coding sequence ATGCTCCGCACGAAACGTGGTACATTTGAACTCTTTACAAAAGGGAATGGTGAACCGCTTTGTGTTACACACCATTATTCACAATTTAATGAAACTGGTGATTACTTTGCGGATGTTTTTACTGCTACGCATCGTGTATTTCTCATTAATTTACGAGATGCCGGTAGCTCTGTAACCGCCCAGTCAGAAAACAAATTAAGCATGATTGAAACAATCCACGACTTAGAAGCAATACGAGAAGCATTACAACTTCCAACATGGCATTTCGCCGGTCATTCAACAGGTGGTATGCTTGGAATTTTGTATGCGATTACATATCCGAATTCCTTACAATCATTAGTCGTAACCGGAGCTGCAGCAAGTGATTATACGAAAACATCAAACTGTATTTACCATTCCTACCATCCACAATTTCATTATATGCAAGAACTAATCGAGAACTTGAAAAACCCTCATCTTACAAATGAAGAGCGAAAGGAACTATCTACTAAGAGAACAAAATTATCATTGTATAAACCAGAAAACTATAACTTTTATTTTTGTAGACCGATCAAAAAAACAATGTCCACCAGCCGCATGAACGCTTTCGCTCATGAATATTCTTCATTTGATTTAAGAGAGTCTTTACCTTCTATTAAAACAAAGACACTTATTATGTGCGGACGACACGATGTGCAGTGCCCAATTCAATATTCTATCGAGATGCATGAGGGTATACGTAATTCTATCTTTATTCCATTTGAGGACAGTAACCATTATCCTTTTTTAGAAGAGGCTACCCACTTTATTTCTATCACACAAGAATTTTACAAAACGTTATAA